A genomic region of Chlorobaculum parvum NCIB 8327 contains the following coding sequences:
- the groES gene encoding co-chaperone GroES, protein MNLKPLADRVIVKPAPAEEKTKGGLYIPDTGKEKPQYGEVVAVGEGKVADNGQLVQMQVKVGDKVLYGKYSGTEVQVEAEDYLIMRESDIFAILG, encoded by the coding sequence ATGAACTTGAAACCATTAGCTGATCGAGTTATTGTTAAGCCCGCACCGGCTGAGGAAAAAACCAAGGGTGGTCTCTACATCCCCGATACCGGTAAGGAAAAGCCTCAGTATGGCGAGGTTGTCGCCGTTGGCGAAGGCAAAGTGGCAGACAACGGCCAGCTTGTCCAGATGCAGGTCAAAGTCGGAGACAAAGTCCTGTATGGCAAATACTCCGGCACCGAAGTTCAGGTCGAAGCTGAGGATTACCTCATCATGCGTGAGTCTGACATTTTTGCGATTCTTGGCTGA